Proteins encoded by one window of Nasonia vitripennis strain AsymCx chromosome 5, Nvit_psr_1.1, whole genome shotgun sequence:
- the LOC107981134 gene encoding uncharacterized protein LOC107981134, producing MTTAVKLSGVLVLLLAVQCQSQKRLSLKEYLPTQLRLLETIAERLDSIDTALQKVQAAVEVSENETPEEPSVESRRDLDSENIQSRKGLPPVWMPSVTDVPSAGDSVEKQPSHDISSPSRRGQNTIDNNILNWAQRKRQLDYDQPWLNGTNPEDDQVTTD from the exons ATGACGACGGCAGTTAAATTGTCCGGCGTTTTG GTGTTATTGCTGGCGGTGcaatgccagagtcaaaaacGCCTGTCACTGAAGGAGTACCTGCCGACTCAGCTTCGGCTACTGGAGACCATAGCCGAGCGTTTGGACAGCATCGACACGGCACTGCAGAAGGTCCAAGCCGCGGTGGAAGTGAGCGAGAACGAG ACACCCGAAGAACCGTCTGTCGAGTCGAGAAGAGACCTGGACAGTGAGAATATTCAGTCCAGAAAGGGACTTCCACCTGTTTGGATGCCGTCGGTTACAGACGTTCCATCTGCTGGAGACAGCGTGGAGAAACAACCGAGTCATGATATTAGCAGTCCTTCGAGGAGGGGACAGAACACGATCGATAACAATATACTGAACTGGGCTCAGAGGAAGCGTCAGCTCGATTACGACCAGCCATGGCTCAACGGGACTAACCCAGAGGACGATCAAG TCACGACCGATTAA